GTGACCACTGTCAACCCCCCGGCGCGATGGATTTCCTGTCCGCCAACCAGACGAATCCCCGGCTGCAACCCGCTGTCCGCACGTGAGGCATAGATCAAACCATTGGCCGGGAGGTTGTTCGGAAAACTCGGGGCATTGGGCGGATCTCCCGGGGCGTAGCCCGCAAGCATCGAGAGATTCACCGTATCCATATGCACATTGGTGTTCTCCCTGAAATTAAAAACCGAAGTTGATGTGGAGACTGTCCCCGGCGGATAATCCACACCCTCAATCAGTGCGAAACCATCCCGGTAGAGCACTCCGTCGGTCATCGTCAAGCCTGCTTCTCCGGCATAATAACCATCCTTCTGAATGGATTCAATCTTCGGGATGCCCATCTCCGTCACCCCGTGACTGGCCGTTTGCACGGAACCGTTCCAACGGTTTAAGGATTCCGCAAGCCAATCCGGGTCTGAACTATCCAAGCCGTTCATCTCTTCGTACACTGCCGGACTGCTCCCGGCCACCAAGATCTCTACGTCCCCGCCGGGCACGCTGGTATCATCCTTGCGCCGGTTATAGATTTCTCCGGCCGCGCGCACTTGCTCTGTATCCAGGGTCAATGTATTGTTTGCTCCCAAATAAATATCCTTATTGGAATGGACCCTGCCGGCCAAAGTCATGGGAGGGCCGGGCAGTATTTCCAAATCCTCAGAGTAGTAAGCGGAAAATTGAAAAGGAGAGATTAGACGGCGGCCGATAATTTGATGCATCGTGACCGAGACATTCGGATTGTCCGGGTGACCCACACTCACCGCCACATCATAGTTCCGCACCAGAACAGTCGTGGCGCCATCCTGTTCCACTCGATCAGCGGCATCCAAGGCCGTCACTGTCACCGGGATTTGCAGCCCGAGGAGCTCGGATGTCTGAAAACTTGCCAGATGGTTGTAGACATTGATACCGGGATCCAACACGCCGGTTGCCATTTGCCCTCGCACGGTAGCAATGGCATTATCGATCGCGCCTTCGGCCAAATAGAAAACCTCGGATTGGAGTCCACTGCGAAATGTCAGATTCCGTTCCACGATCGCTTTAGAAAATAAAGTCGCAGAGACCAGCAAAAAGAAGGACACCGCCATATAGGACAATATGAGGATATGCCCCCGTTCGTCCCCCACACCCCGCAGCAAGGTTTCCCGCAGCTTATTCATCTCAATTCCTCACTTGAATGACCGTAGAGTAGTCATAGGTAATGACCCGCTGAGTTCCGGTCGTCTTTACCAGCGTCAAATCGATCCGGAGCTCTTCCCTTTCCAGCCCGGAATCCATCATGAAATTAAAGAACTCCACACTCTGAACATTATTGGCCAGGACCGTGGTATTCGCTCCCTGCCGGCGCACCAGTTGAGAGGTGTCGGCCAGGAATTGATAGGTTATGGGATTCCCGGTGTCCCACTCCAACTGTCCGTTGGCATCTGTAATCAATCCGTTTCCATCCAAGTCTGAGGGAATGGAAAACGTGAGCCCTGTATTGTTCGGAGGAGCCGCGGCGATTTGAAGGTTTGGCGAAGGAATCCCCGCCGATGTTACCGTCGCATTCCGCAGATCATCCCCAATGCGCTGGATGGCATTCCGGGCCTGCGCCTGCATGTCTGCTCTGGCCTGGCCGATCTCGTACATATCCTTTCCGGAAACCTGGATCATGGCCAGCGCTATCAAGATGCCCGAAAGGATCGCCGTGCTCACCATGACTTCCATTACCGAAAGACCAGCACAGGAAAGAAACCCGCCTTTGTTCTTAGCGGGCCCTGAATGTCGTGAGTGACGCCACATGCGGGTGTCCCCTCTTGTCTTGCCACTGCAAAGTGACTTCAACTTCAACCAGGTCCGGATCCGCGTCTCCGTCCAGATCCGTACTTGCCGGATACCTGACCCAGATCTGCTCGTTGCCGAGCACCAATTCCCCGACCACACCCGCATACTCATTCCCGTCGCCGTTCGTGACAGACTCCGGGAAGGTAGTCCCCATCTGATCCCACGGCTCAGCCCGAATCTGCTCCACCATATCGTGCAGATGCTCGCTGGCCGTCGTTTGCTCTCCGCTCACATCGATGAGATAAAGCGAATGCCCGATGCTCGCAATGAGTCCCCCAAGTGCAATCGTCAGTATAAAACTGCTGACGAGCACCTCAAAAAGGGTGACCCCCCGATTATTCTTAAGTGCTTTGGTCAATTTCATCCCACCACCCAGCTTTCGCCCCCAGCGGTGTGGACTGTCTTGTTTAGTCCCTCTGGGCCTTTCGTTATTCCGGTTTGCCCTGTATCGTATTCTCAGCCAGGGCAATGCGAGCGATGCCCCTTCCTCTCTATAGAGGCGGCATGGTGCTCGCTAGCCAGTACCAGGTTACTTAATAAAAGCTACCTGATATTTATTCAAGTATAGCATTAGGCAGGGGCACCACAAGGGCCTCCAATGCCGAATTACGACTATTTTCTTTTGTATCTCACATCAATATAAGGTGTTATATAGTGTTCCTTCGCAAGACCCCTTACTCTGTCCTTCTCTTATTCCTCAGCTTGACCCTGGGCCTCTATCCGAAATCCGCCCTGGCCGAGACTCTCCGCTACAAGGTAAGTGCCCGGATGTGGGTGCCGGAAGCTGTGGAACCCGTCCCCACTCCCGACTCCGCGCTCCAAAGAATTGAGCGGGTGTTTGAGCTCTGGACCTCTGTTCCCAAGGCCCCAATGGAGTTTAAGTTCGTTGGCCTGAGCGCAGAGCACTACACCCTCCCCCACGAAATCCCCCGGGACGGTATCCTCCGTATTGTGTTGGACAGCGATTATTTGTTTGAGGCGCCCGCGGCTCACCGCAGCCGCTGCTTTGGCCAGAGCCCGGATCATTACGAGGGAGGCTATGTGTTCCTCAATGTGCGCGAGGGGCTGGAAGCCCTGAGCTTTCCGGTTCTGGCCCATGAAATCGGAC
This genomic window from Candidatus Omnitrophota bacterium contains:
- a CDS encoding prepilin-type N-terminal cleavage/methylation domain-containing protein, whose translation is MKLTKALKNNRGVTLFEVLVSSFILTIALGGLIASIGHSLYLIDVSGEQTTASEHLHDMVEQIRAEPWDQMGTTFPESVTNGDGNEYAGVVGELVLGNEQIWVRYPASTDLDGDADPDLVEVEVTLQWQDKRGHPHVASLTTFRAR